One region of Nycticebus coucang isolate mNycCou1 chromosome 10, mNycCou1.pri, whole genome shotgun sequence genomic DNA includes:
- the RXFP4 gene encoding relaxin-3 receptor 2: MPVQFLALRVTVALVYGLVGAIGLLGNLAVLWVLGNCARRDPGPPSDTFVFNLALADLGLALTLPFWAAESALDFHWPFGGALCKMVLTATVLNVYASIFLITVLSVARYWVVAMAAGPGTHLSLFWARVATLAVWVVAALVTVPTAVFGAEGEVWDVRLCLLRFPSRYWLGAYQLQRVVLAFMVPLGVTTTSYLLLLAFLRRRQRRRQDSRIVARSVRILVASFFLCWFPNHVVTLWGVLVKFDLVPWDSTFYTIHTYVFPVTTCLAHSNSCLNPVLYCLLRREPRQALTDTFRDLRSRLWPQGRG, from the coding sequence ATGCCTGTCCAATTCCTAGCCCTGAGGGTCACAGTTGCCCTGGTCTATGGGCTTGTGGGGGCCATCGGCTTGCTGGGAAATCTGGCCGTCCTGTGGGTACTGGGTAACTGTGCTCGGCGAGACCCTGGCCCACCTTCAGACACCTTTGTCTTCAACCTGGCGCTGGCAGACCTGGGGCTGGCACTTACTCTCCCCTTCTGGGCAGCTGAGTCAGCACTGGACTTCCACTGGCCCTTTGGAGGTGCCCTCTGCAAGATGGTCTTGACCGCCACTGTCCTCAATGTCTACGCTAGCATCTTCCTGATCACGGTGCTGAGTGTTGCCCGATACTGGGTGGTGGCCATGGCTGCAGGGCCAGGCACCCACCTCTCACTCTTCTGGGCCCGCGTGGCCACCCTGGCAGTGTGGGTAGTGGCTGCCCTAGTGACAGTGCCAACAGCTGTTTTTGGAGCTGAAGGTGAGGTGTGGGATGTGCGACTCTGCCTGCTACGCTTCCCCAGCAGGTACTGGCTCGGGGCCTACCAGCTGCAAAGGGTGGTGCTGGCCTTCATGGTGCCCTTGGGTGTTACCACAACCAGCTACCTGCTGCTGCTGGCTTTCCTGCGGCGGCGGCAACGGCGACGGCAGGACAGCAGGATCGTGGCCCGTTCTGTCCGTATCCTGGTggcctctttcttcctctgctgGTTCCCAAACCATGTGGTCACTCTCTGGGGTGTCCTGGTAAAGTTTGACCTGGTACCCTGGGACAGCACTTTCTACACCATCCACACCTATGTCTTCCCTGTCACCActtgcctggcacacagcaacaGCTGCCTCAACCCTGTGCTGTACTGTCTCCTAAGGCGGGAGCCCCGGCAGGCTCTGACAGACACCTTCCGGGATCTGCGATCCAGGCTATGGCCCCAGGGCCGAGGCTGA